The following coding sequences lie in one Mucilaginibacter sp. KACC 22773 genomic window:
- a CDS encoding gliding motility-associated C-terminal domain-containing protein: MLKKAVTFCGKPYSYLKLIIKGFFSTVILFLLPVAGLYAEGSKELTANGGYRAYLFSSTVITNTSFPFPTLGTVKVYVKAGESIYVGSSAQGIAGGTINLRAPDGNNYTSGTNANTGNIHSRAQEVAGPLPNAGGFTPFIKTVGAGQDGVWEIDFVAENPGTVLNGNPPTIPANANWTQPQAEYITAFDVSVRNASNSGFINGRVYTQVFSGILGTFNVGFNAIFHILTKDGYQYILNNNGQAGNGFTFFVNNKGFRGADGKASYKSIDGLSASVNVQDPRVADTQTDITQKIFFNIPATDMPAVANTPGAATTWLLNTPVVPAITNVTFTGAEGTIGKAGTNPLGGNFNFNITGNGNYVIGIDINQNGLYTDAIDRKLTGQATTGGNQVYWDGLDGLGTKVAGNSSLSLQVNITIATTAGEVHFPFFDVERNVNGLLLTRTNGTYAPDDSLYWDDTPISIVGTSSNPVKNLTGLSSAINGHKWGTTTSISTNDADFGNNKSIDTWSYIKSKPVTTSLSFVMQEADLSVESITAAAACSGQPVIYKVVVKNNGPDDVKGGGFSFSFPNDISGVVVTSAATTGSSATSGGAVVANAYHANLDIANGAVRTFTIAGNVALATNGNLTVEAAVLRPADVTDPDATNPDAAVPADPNNECDASPSGAGCNNVKTNTVNIAPGPNAGADQTVFEYAPATMAATGTGVFTQVAGDPLPATITTPASNTTTITGLDKVGLYHFVFTNINGCADTVVLKVIPADLQIPNVITPNNDGKNDAFKIVGLESYPGSQLRVFNRWGNEVYRSDNYKNDWSGSGLAEATYFYVLNRKEHTGEFTPVKGWVFLKLSK; encoded by the coding sequence ATGCTTAAGAAAGCAGTAACTTTTTGTGGCAAACCTTATTCATACCTTAAGCTAATCATAAAAGGCTTTTTTAGTACTGTAATTTTGTTTTTATTGCCGGTTGCAGGTTTATATGCCGAGGGCAGTAAAGAACTTACCGCCAATGGCGGATACCGTGCTTATCTGTTTTCGAGCACCGTAATTACCAATACATCCTTCCCGTTCCCCACGTTAGGTACTGTTAAGGTTTACGTTAAAGCCGGCGAAAGTATTTACGTAGGCTCAAGCGCCCAGGGGATTGCCGGCGGTACCATTAACCTTCGGGCGCCCGACGGTAACAATTATACCAGCGGTACAAATGCCAATACCGGTAATATTCATAGCCGCGCCCAGGAAGTTGCAGGCCCGTTGCCTAATGCAGGTGGATTTACGCCGTTTATTAAAACAGTAGGCGCAGGCCAGGATGGGGTTTGGGAAATTGATTTTGTGGCCGAAAACCCCGGAACGGTATTAAACGGTAATCCGCCTACCATTCCGGCCAATGCCAACTGGACACAGCCGCAAGCCGAATATATTACCGCCTTTGATGTATCGGTACGCAATGCTTCAAATTCGGGCTTTATAAATGGCAGGGTGTATACGCAGGTATTTTCGGGAATACTGGGTACGTTTAATGTGGGCTTTAACGCCATATTCCACATCCTGACAAAAGACGGATATCAATACATATTAAACAACAATGGCCAGGCCGGTAATGGCTTTACCTTTTTTGTAAATAACAAGGGCTTTAGGGGCGCGGATGGAAAGGCATCGTACAAAAGTATCGACGGGCTTAGCGCCAGCGTTAACGTTCAGGACCCACGCGTGGCCGATACTCAAACCGATATAACCCAAAAAATATTTTTTAATATTCCGGCTACCGATATGCCGGCTGTAGCCAATACGCCGGGCGCGGCAACAACCTGGCTTTTAAATACTCCGGTAGTACCGGCAATAACTAACGTTACTTTCACAGGCGCCGAAGGAACTATTGGTAAAGCAGGAACCAATCCGCTGGGCGGCAATTTTAATTTTAATATAACGGGCAACGGTAATTATGTAATAGGGATTGATATAAACCAAAACGGTTTGTACACCGACGCTATCGACCGTAAATTAACCGGCCAGGCAACCACAGGAGGTAACCAGGTTTATTGGGATGGACTTGATGGCCTGGGTACCAAAGTAGCCGGCAACAGCAGCTTATCGTTGCAGGTAAATATAACTATAGCCACTACTGCCGGCGAAGTCCATTTTCCGTTTTTTGATGTGGAACGCAATGTAAACGGCCTTTTACTTACGCGCACAAATGGCACCTACGCCCCGGACGATTCCTTGTATTGGGACGATACGCCTATCAGTATAGTAGGCACATCATCAAACCCGGTAAAGAACCTTACGGGATTAAGCAGCGCCATAAACGGGCATAAATGGGGTACCACTACCAGCATATCCACCAATGATGCCGATTTTGGCAACAATAAATCTATCGATACCTGGAGTTATATAAAAAGTAAACCGGTAACTACTTCGCTAAGCTTTGTAATGCAGGAAGCCGATCTTTCTGTTGAAAGTATAACGGCTGCGGCGGCTTGTTCAGGCCAGCCGGTTATATATAAAGTGGTGGTAAAAAATAACGGCCCCGACGATGTTAAGGGAGGCGGTTTCAGCTTTAGTTTTCCTAATGATATCAGCGGGGTGGTAGTAACAAGTGCTGCTACAACCGGCAGTTCGGCAACCTCAGGCGGCGCTGTTGTGGCAAATGCCTACCATGCTAACCTCGATATAGCAAATGGGGCTGTGCGCACATTTACCATTGCAGGGAATGTAGCACTGGCAACAAACGGTAACCTTACGGTTGAGGCCGCTGTGTTAAGGCCGGCGGATGTAACAGACCCGGATGCCACCAATCCGGATGCTGCTGTACCTGCCGACCCAAATAACGAATGTGATGCTTCCCCATCCGGTGCAGGTTGTAATAATGTTAAAACCAACACGGTAAACATTGCGCCGGGCCCAAATGCAGGTGCCGATCAAACCGTATTTGAGTATGCTCCGGCCACTATGGCGGCAACCGGTACCGGTGTATTTACCCAGGTTGCCGGAGATCCGCTGCCGGCGACTATCACTACCCCCGCAAGCAATACAACTACCATAACCGGGTTGGATAAAGTTGGCTTATATCATTTTGTATTTACCAACATTAATGGTTGTGCCGATACGGTGGTGTTGAAAGTGATCCCGGCCGATTTGCAGATCCCCAATGTAATAACACCCAACAATGACGGCAAAAACGATGCTTTTAAAATTGTTGGGTTAGAGAGCTATCCCGGTTCGCAGCTCAGGGTGTTTAACCGATGGGGCAACGAGGTTTACCGTTCTGATAATTACAAAAACGATTGGAGCGGCAGCGGCCTTGCCGAGGCTACCTATTTTTATGTATTGAACCGGAAGGAGCATACAGGCGAATTTACCCCGGTTAAGGGCTGGGTGTTTTTAAAATTGAGTAAATGA
- a CDS encoding OmpA family protein yields the protein MKKLILIGLLMTLLAKITLAQEQLSVQQRADKLFDQYEYFKSLKFYLKLVGHKPDIKLVERIATCYRYINQYQDAEDWYAKALNDPKAAKLDHYFYAEVLFRNQKFDQARQQYQLYFTDDAGALALKLADVDSAMVWMKQPSQFKVNNVGGVNTPSSDWGAAYGGQTTIIFTSDRETEDGKKDNRTGNGWFKLYTYDLNTKETKQLFLDPGTSNEFKDAYHVGPMVLNNKGDTAYITLTTEVAAKNLPIDQRSGKNNTRFYTRRLQLVTAVKKDGGWVISGSFPYNNVQQYSVGNAALSKDGRLIYFSSDMQGGQGKTDIWYCEKQSDGSWGKPVNCGKTINSKEEESFPFVDENGVLYYASKGMPGMGGYEIYVAHGQKSNWDTPKNLKYPINSTSDDFNLITRDGQSGYLSSNRDNGQGSDDIYAFTRIKDSIFVKPISGSPQTIIATGKPASPDSSNPLSGASRPDFNIRPIYYDLDKSFIRPDAAIELDRLAGILKQYPALKIALASYCDSRASYLYNLALSQRRAKAAVTYLVKKGIVPTRMVAKGYSKSNPVNQCADKVKCSEADHQLNRRTEIKVVSGSN from the coding sequence ATGAAAAAGTTAATATTGATTGGTTTATTGATGACTTTGCTGGCAAAGATTACTTTGGCGCAGGAACAATTGTCGGTACAACAACGGGCCGATAAACTTTTCGATCAGTATGAATATTTCAAAAGCCTTAAATTTTACCTGAAACTGGTTGGCCACAAGCCCGATATTAAATTGGTTGAGCGTATTGCCACCTGTTACCGCTACATTAACCAATACCAGGATGCCGAAGATTGGTATGCCAAAGCCCTGAATGATCCCAAAGCCGCCAAACTCGATCATTATTTTTATGCCGAAGTATTGTTTCGCAACCAAAAGTTTGACCAGGCCAGGCAACAGTACCAACTGTATTTTACCGATGATGCAGGCGCGTTAGCCCTAAAACTGGCCGATGTGGATTCGGCAATGGTGTGGATGAAGCAACCATCGCAATTTAAGGTTAATAACGTTGGCGGCGTAAACACCCCGTCATCTGATTGGGGGGCGGCCTACGGTGGCCAGACAACCATTATATTCACATCTGACCGCGAAACCGAAGATGGCAAAAAAGATAACCGCACCGGCAACGGCTGGTTTAAACTATACACCTACGATTTAAATACTAAAGAAACAAAACAACTGTTTTTAGATCCCGGTACCAGCAACGAGTTTAAAGATGCTTACCATGTAGGCCCTATGGTGTTAAACAACAAAGGAGATACTGCCTATATTACCCTGACTACCGAAGTTGCTGCTAAAAACTTACCCATAGACCAACGTAGCGGCAAAAATAACACCCGGTTTTATACCCGCCGGCTGCAATTGGTTACCGCCGTAAAAAAAGATGGCGGGTGGGTTATTTCGGGTAGTTTTCCGTATAATAACGTGCAGCAGTATTCTGTAGGTAACGCAGCATTATCAAAAGATGGCAGGCTGATCTATTTCAGTTCGGATATGCAGGGCGGGCAGGGCAAAACAGATATCTGGTATTGCGAAAAACAAAGTGACGGAAGCTGGGGTAAACCGGTAAATTGTGGTAAAACCATCAATTCCAAGGAGGAAGAAAGCTTTCCGTTTGTAGATGAAAACGGTGTGTTATACTATGCTTCCAAAGGGATGCCTGGTATGGGAGGGTACGAAATTTATGTTGCCCATGGCCAAAAAAGTAACTGGGATACCCCAAAAAACCTTAAGTATCCTATAAACTCCACCAGTGACGATTTTAACCTGATAACACGCGATGGCCAAAGCGGCTACCTGTCGTCCAATCGCGATAACGGCCAGGGCAGCGATGATATTTATGCTTTTACCCGCATAAAAGATTCCATTTTTGTAAAACCAATAAGTGGTAGTCCGCAAACAATTATTGCAACCGGAAAACCAGCATCCCCAGATTCATCCAACCCTCTTTCGGGGGCATCCCGTCCCGATTTCAATATTAGGCCTATTTATTATGATCTTGATAAATCATTCATACGACCAGATGCAGCCATAGAACTGGATAGGCTGGCTGGTATTTTAAAGCAATATCCGGCGTTAAAAATAGCATTGGCATCCTATTGCGATTCAAGGGCATCGTATTTATACAACCTTGCGCTATCGCAGCGCAGGGCCAAAGCTGCTGTAACTTACCTGGTAAAAAAAGGCATTGTCCCAACCCGCATGGTAGCCAAAGGCTATAGCAAAAGTAACCCCGTAAATCAATGTGCCGATAAGGTTAAATGTTCAGAAGCTGACCATCAGCTAAACAGGAGAACAGAAATTAAAGTAGTTTCGGGCAGCAATTGA
- a CDS encoding nicotinate-nucleotide adenylyltransferase: MNAIHNKDIGTKQKALAINLDPKIYGSFAEIGAGQDVAANFFKAGASSGTIAKTMSAYDMVFSDAIYGVQQSRRYVSEARLISMLDHEYGLLIERLAVQRGDSTTFFAFSDTVSALNYNKTNDGHGWMGVRFQLQPNGAFNDVVIHVKLLDNDTNLQQQAVGILGVNLMYACFYYNEIPPVFLLSLMDNLSRDRIQIDMIRFEGPDFTKVDNRLMSLHLVKYGFSDAAVFGPDGKNMQPTEALYKKHIVVIRGRFRPIINVHLDMLNNGVKQFLQEPDVDNTKVVVVTELTLQALKERNADLNADIDEKDFLDRVDILCSLGQTVMISNFHEYYKLVAYLSKITRLKIGMVLGFPNLEYIFSEEHYKDLPGGILESFATLFSRKVKLFIYPTLRDGVIWNCLKFYPPPHLIDLYRYLIANNKIEDIRHYNEGNLHVDTDNVLQLIKQGSAGWEEYVPNEVAAMIKNRCLFGFNCEVPPVNVVAETNESDTQTQTATV, from the coding sequence ATGAATGCCATTCACAACAAGGATATAGGGACCAAACAAAAGGCACTTGCCATTAACCTTGATCCTAAAATATACGGTTCATTCGCCGAAATTGGCGCAGGACAGGATGTTGCAGCCAACTTTTTTAAGGCCGGCGCATCATCGGGCACTATAGCCAAAACCATGTCGGCTTATGATATGGTTTTCTCCGATGCCATTTATGGCGTACAACAATCAAGGCGCTACGTAAGCGAAGCCCGCTTAATATCAATGCTTGACCATGAATACGGGCTGCTGATTGAACGTTTGGCCGTACAACGTGGCGATTCCACAACGTTTTTCGCTTTCTCTGATACCGTTTCAGCTTTAAATTACAATAAAACCAACGACGGCCACGGCTGGATGGGGGTACGCTTTCAGCTACAGCCAAACGGCGCGTTTAATGATGTAGTTATTCACGTAAAACTGCTGGATAACGATACTAACCTGCAGCAGCAGGCTGTGGGCATTTTGGGGGTAAACCTGATGTATGCCTGCTTTTACTACAACGAAATTCCTCCGGTATTTTTGTTGTCGCTAATGGATAACCTATCAAGAGACAGGATTCAAATTGACATGATCCGCTTTGAAGGGCCCGATTTTACCAAGGTAGACAACAGACTGATGAGCCTGCACCTTGTAAAATATGGTTTTTCTGACGCTGCCGTATTTGGGCCCGATGGCAAAAACATGCAGCCTACCGAAGCGCTTTATAAAAAACACATTGTGGTGATCCGCGGCCGTTTCCGACCGATTATTAACGTGCATTTGGATATGCTGAATAATGGCGTTAAGCAATTTTTACAGGAACCCGATGTTGATAACACCAAAGTGGTAGTAGTTACCGAACTTACCCTGCAGGCTTTAAAAGAGCGAAACGCCGACCTGAATGCCGATATTGATGAAAAAGACTTTCTTGACCGGGTAGATATCCTGTGCTCGCTTGGGCAAACGGTTATGATTAGTAATTTTCATGAGTATTATAAACTGGTGGCTTACCTTTCAAAAATCACCAGGTTAAAAATAGGGATGGTGCTGGGCTTCCCTAATTTGGAGTACATCTTTTCGGAAGAACATTACAAAGATCTTCCCGGCGGTATTCTGGAATCATTCGCTACGCTATTTAGCCGTAAGGTAAAACTGTTCATATACCCTACCCTGCGCGATGGCGTAATCTGGAACTGCCTTAAATTTTACCCACCGCCACATCTTATCGATTTGTACCGCTACCTTATTGCCAACAACAAGATTGAAGATATCAGGCACTATAACGAAGGTAACCTGCATGTTGATACCGACAACGTGCTCCAGCTCATAAAACAAGGCTCTGCAGGATGGGAGGAATATGTACCTAACGAGGTAGCCGCCATGATAAAAAACCGGTGCTTATTTGGCTTCAATTGTGAAGTACCGCCGGTTAACGTTGTTGCAGAAACTAATGAAAGTGATACCCAGACGCAAACAGCTACTGTTTAA
- a CDS encoding RagB/SusD family nutrient uptake outer membrane protein, which produces MKFKNIVKGLLGVMVIILAQSCKKSTLDNIKPTGTPTSTNFWKNASDAQAAANGLYEKQSNSEDLYGRGFFWFINASDDMVVGRTSADRENIKNFVCTGNESSIYAPWSLHFVVMKRANDVIANVPGITMDQATKNFILGQAYFVHAVMHLEIADLYGTDKQGAPLQNRSNPIAFPVQLASVKDNYAYIEADLKKAASLLPYFDQLAAADKGRAHKTAAWAYLAKTYLHAKDYANAEKYADSVILSGKHALLANYADVFKIANNYSSEYIWSVASNLNGQSILPGAMLENKGWGLYNGFGYYQPTKELVDEFETGDKRLATTILKNGDTFQYFGQTYTYPIGGKSNSLTGYQFNKYMEPFSYAGGIHVSPNGDEPSTDLNVPLLRYAEILLIKAEAQIMQGKNGDAALNLVRVRAGLAPKSGATMADLKHERRVELAGEWSDRNFDLVRWGDAQATYAKPLHGANGSVVWKARNFDPARDNVWPIPPKDIQISQGQLKQNAGW; this is translated from the coding sequence ATGAAATTTAAAAATATAGTTAAAGGCTTGTTAGGTGTAATGGTAATTATACTTGCGCAAAGCTGTAAAAAAAGCACGTTAGATAATATTAAGCCTACAGGTACGCCAACAAGCACCAACTTTTGGAAAAATGCAAGTGATGCCCAGGCGGCAGCTAATGGTCTTTACGAAAAACAAAGCAACAGCGAGGATTTGTACGGCCGCGGCTTCTTTTGGTTTATAAACGCCAGTGATGATATGGTAGTTGGCCGTACATCTGCCGATAGGGAAAATATCAAAAACTTTGTTTGTACCGGTAACGAAAGCAGTATTTATGCGCCATGGTCGTTACATTTTGTGGTAATGAAAAGGGCAAATGATGTTATAGCTAATGTGCCCGGCATCACTATGGATCAGGCTACCAAAAACTTTATATTGGGGCAGGCCTACTTTGTACACGCGGTTATGCACCTGGAAATTGCCGATTTATATGGTACCGATAAACAGGGAGCTCCCCTTCAAAACCGGTCTAATCCAATCGCGTTTCCTGTACAATTAGCTTCAGTTAAAGATAATTACGCTTACATAGAAGCCGATTTAAAGAAAGCGGCATCGCTGTTACCTTATTTTGATCAGCTTGCTGCCGCTGATAAGGGTAGGGCGCACAAAACAGCCGCATGGGCATACCTGGCCAAAACCTACCTGCACGCTAAGGATTATGCCAATGCCGAAAAATATGCCGATTCAGTTATTCTAAGTGGCAAACATGCTTTGTTAGCAAATTATGCCGATGTATTTAAAATAGCCAATAACTATAGTTCCGAGTACATTTGGTCGGTAGCCAGCAATTTAAACGGGCAAAGCATTTTGCCTGGTGCTATGCTGGAGAATAAAGGCTGGGGTTTATACAATGGTTTTGGCTACTATCAGCCCACAAAAGAATTGGTTGACGAATTTGAAACCGGCGATAAAAGGCTGGCAACAACTATTCTTAAAAACGGTGATACTTTCCAGTATTTTGGCCAAACGTATACTTACCCAATTGGTGGCAAAAGCAACAGCTTAACCGGTTACCAGTTTAATAAATACATGGAGCCGTTTAGCTATGCCGGCGGCATTCACGTAAGCCCTAATGGCGATGAGCCGTCGACAGATTTAAACGTTCCGTTATTACGCTATGCCGAAATTTTGCTCATTAAAGCCGAGGCTCAAATTATGCAGGGTAAAAACGGAGATGCAGCTTTAAACCTGGTACGTGTAAGGGCTGGGCTGGCACCAAAATCGGGTGCTACCATGGCTGATTTAAAACACGAACGCCGTGTAGAACTGGCAGGTGAGTGGAGCGACCGCAACTTTGACCTGGTGCGTTGGGGCGATGCACAGGCTACTTACGCCAAACCATTGCATGGAGCTAATGGATCTGTAGTGTGGAAAGCGCGTAATTTTGACCCGGCAAGGGATAATGTATGGCCTATACCGCCAAAAGATATCCAGATAAGCCAGGGACAGCTAAAACAAAATGCAGGCTGGTAA
- a CDS encoding alkaline phosphatase, which translates to MKNSTTIILLTALLLSINLCVSAQIKEYTVADAHSHNDYKNNIPFYRAYEKGFGSIEADVYAVNGQLMVAHDKKEISAKRSLKIFYIDPLIEKLNRDPQRHLRLLIEIKEDYKAILPLVISELKPLEKYFAYDGHPGRLSIVMTGAVPPAAVMPNYPDWISFDVDHLDGFTPAQWKKIGLVSFPLSKYVHWNGKGVFNADEIKRIKGGIDSVHHAGKKVRFYETPDTKSSWLAMLRLGVDVIGTDDIEGLGNFLNRKEKSEYIAPEPYVIYHPTYKSDGEVKKVKNIILCIGDGMGLSQLYATYSANRGQLNIFQMLNMGFSVTYSADAYITDSAAGATAFASGQKTNDRAVGVDPEGKPLKSLADYSAEAGKKTADIVVCELTDATPAAFYAHNAERSNATDIAGQIVSSPVDIFLGSAYKDFTQPVNGQTPIDKMKQRGYTIIRTFDDFINTPATKILALMDDSVTRPKMDGRGNYLPLALKKVTQTFKNAPNGFFMMIEGSQIDHGGHNNNLKQVITENSDFDRMVGDALRFADEDGETLVIVTADHETGGLTLLDGNIGKGYVWGDFSTNDHTGTPVPLFAYGPHSLDFRGIFNNNEIFNKLKALLK; encoded by the coding sequence ATGAAAAACAGTACTACAATTATCTTGCTTACCGCTTTGCTGCTGAGTATAAACTTGTGCGTGAGCGCACAAATTAAAGAGTATACCGTTGCCGATGCACACTCCCACAATGATTACAAAAACAACATTCCATTTTATCGGGCCTATGAAAAAGGTTTTGGGTCAATTGAGGCCGATGTGTATGCGGTAAACGGCCAACTGATGGTGGCGCATGATAAAAAGGAGATCAGCGCCAAACGCTCGTTGAAAATCTTCTATATCGATCCGCTAATCGAGAAACTTAACCGCGATCCGCAAAGACACCTGCGGCTGCTTATCGAAATAAAAGAAGATTATAAAGCCATATTACCCTTGGTAATCAGCGAACTTAAACCGTTAGAAAAATATTTTGCCTATGATGGGCATCCCGGCAGGTTATCTATCGTAATGACGGGGGCGGTACCTCCGGCAGCTGTAATGCCAAACTACCCGGATTGGATATCTTTTGATGTTGATCATTTAGATGGGTTTACGCCCGCTCAATGGAAAAAAATTGGATTGGTGAGCTTTCCGTTAAGCAAATATGTGCATTGGAATGGCAAAGGCGTATTTAATGCCGATGAAATTAAAAGAATAAAAGGTGGCATCGACAGCGTTCATCATGCCGGCAAAAAAGTACGTTTTTACGAAACTCCCGATACCAAAAGCAGCTGGCTGGCTATGTTGCGCTTGGGCGTTGATGTTATAGGAACCGATGACATAGAAGGGCTCGGCAATTTTTTAAACAGGAAAGAGAAATCTGAATACATTGCTCCAGAACCTTACGTTATTTATCACCCAACTTATAAATCAGATGGTGAGGTAAAAAAGGTTAAAAATATCATTTTATGTATAGGCGATGGCATGGGCTTATCGCAACTATACGCCACTTATAGTGCCAACAGGGGGCAGCTTAATATATTCCAGATGCTTAACATGGGCTTTTCGGTTACTTACTCGGCCGATGCCTACATCACTGATTCAGCTGCCGGCGCAACAGCTTTTGCGTCGGGACAAAAAACAAATGATAGGGCAGTGGGGGTTGATCCGGAAGGTAAGCCATTAAAATCGTTGGCCGATTACAGCGCCGAAGCAGGAAAAAAAACGGCCGACATTGTGGTATGCGAACTTACCGATGCAACACCCGCAGCCTTTTACGCTCATAATGCCGAAAGGAGTAATGCCACCGATATTGCCGGTCAAATAGTATCATCGCCGGTTGATATATTTTTAGGGTCGGCTTATAAAGATTTTACCCAGCCGGTAAATGGACAAACGCCCATCGATAAAATGAAACAACGCGGGTATACCATTATCCGCACTTTTGATGATTTTATAAATACACCTGCAACAAAGATCCTGGCATTAATGGACGATAGTGTAACCAGGCCCAAAATGGATGGCCGGGGAAACTATTTGCCGCTGGCATTAAAAAAAGTAACCCAAACTTTTAAAAATGCGCCAAACGGATTTTTTATGATGATTGAAGGATCGCAGATTGATCACGGTGGCCACAACAATAATCTTAAACAGGTAATTACCGAGAACAGCGATTTTGACCGGATGGTTGGCGATGCCCTGCGCTTTGCCGACGAAGATGGCGAAACACTGGTTATTGTTACTGCCGATCATGAAACAGGTGGGTTAACGCTGTTGGATGGCAATATCGGCAAAGGATACGTTTGGGGCGATTTTAGTACTAACGACCATACCGGGACACCTGTGCCCTTATTTGCCTACGGCCCGCACTCGCTTGATTTTAGGGGCATTTTTAACAACAACGAAATTTTTAATAAGCTGAAGGCGTTGCTGAAATAG
- a CDS encoding PorP/SprF family type IX secretion system membrane protein → MMRGFKLYILVAGLVLLTVKLQAQQSIQFSQYMFNGLAVNPAYAGYKQDWTLNLSSRIQWVGINDAPKTGTVSVDGLTNSTNQNMGLGLIATFDKLGPESTSSVYVNYAYRLRLDEDDTKRLSFGLGFGAIQYRLDGTKFNATDDGDTNIPAGTQSNVTPDFRFGVYYYSPTVYVGASVFNLLSGLGNTIDHLQQYKQARTVYLTGGAMVPLNEGMDIKPSFLIKEDFKGPTNLDVSNYIVFNKTIWVGASYRTGIKLWKKSNLQSGLDKTDAVAAMVQFYVSENFRIGYSYDFTTSRLASSQSGSHELSLSISFPGKSPRVVSPRYF, encoded by the coding sequence ATGATGCGGGGCTTTAAACTATATATCCTGGTAGCCGGCCTGGTTTTACTCACCGTAAAATTGCAGGCCCAGCAAAGCATACAATTTAGCCAGTATATGTTCAATGGCCTGGCGGTAAACCCGGCCTATGCAGGCTATAAGCAGGACTGGACACTTAACTTAAGCAGCCGTATCCAATGGGTGGGTATTAATGATGCGCCTAAAACAGGCACGGTATCTGTTGATGGCCTAACCAACAGCACCAACCAGAATATGGGCTTAGGGTTGATAGCTACTTTTGACAAGCTTGGGCCCGAGAGTACATCATCGGTATATGTAAACTATGCCTACAGGCTAAGGCTTGATGAGGATGATACCAAACGGCTGAGTTTTGGCCTCGGCTTTGGCGCCATACAGTATCGCCTGGATGGCACTAAATTTAACGCTACTGATGACGGGGATACTAACATACCCGCCGGAACGCAAAGCAATGTTACGCCCGATTTTCGTTTCGGGGTTTATTATTACTCGCCAACTGTATATGTTGGCGCATCAGTGTTTAACTTGCTTTCGGGTTTGGGTAACACTATCGATCATTTGCAACAGTATAAGCAGGCCCGTACAGTTTACTTAACCGGCGGAGCAATGGTGCCGTTAAATGAAGGCATGGATATTAAACCATCGTTTTTGATAAAAGAGGACTTTAAAGGCCCCACCAACCTTGATGTAAGCAATTACATAGTATTTAACAAAACCATTTGGGTAGGTGCATCATACCGGACCGGGATAAAGCTGTGGAAAAAAAGTAACCTGCAAAGCGGACTTGATAAAACTGACGCCGTAGCGGCGATGGTACAATTTTATGTAAGCGAAAACTTCAGGATTGGCTATTCATATGATTTTACTACAAGCAGGCTGGCAAGTTCGCAAAGTGGGTCGCATGAATTGTCGTTGAGTATAAGTTTTCCGGGCAAAAGCCCAAGAGTGGTTAGTCCGAGATATTTTTAG